One Lysobacter enzymogenes DNA segment encodes these proteins:
- a CDS encoding Maf family protein — protein MLYLASQSPRRRELLGRLGLEFGLIDLDIPEQRQPGEPAADYVRRVAREKAGAGLLKVVANPSAAVLGADTEVVLDDEVFGKPRDPEDARAMLRRLSGRTHQVISAVSLVTPAREAQAVSVSEVSFAALDEGQIERYVAGGEPMGKAGGYAIQGGAEVFVSRLAGSYSGVMGLPLHETARLLREFGLGA, from the coding sequence ATGCTCTATCTAGCCTCCCAGTCGCCGCGGCGACGCGAACTGCTCGGCCGCCTCGGCCTGGAATTCGGCCTCATCGATCTCGATATCCCCGAACAGCGCCAGCCCGGCGAGCCCGCCGCCGACTACGTGCGCCGGGTCGCGCGCGAGAAGGCCGGCGCCGGCCTGCTCAAGGTGGTCGCCAATCCGTCCGCGGCGGTGCTCGGCGCCGATACCGAGGTGGTGCTCGACGACGAGGTGTTCGGCAAGCCGCGCGATCCGGAAGACGCCCGCGCCATGCTGCGGCGGCTGTCCGGCCGCACCCACCAGGTGATCAGCGCGGTGTCGCTGGTCACGCCGGCGCGCGAGGCGCAGGCGGTGTCGGTGTCGGAGGTCAGTTTCGCCGCGCTCGACGAAGGGCAGATCGAACGCTACGTCGCCGGCGGCGAGCCGATGGGCAAGGCCGGCGGCTACGCCATCCAGGGCGGCGCGGAGGTGTTCGTCAGCCGCCTGGCCGGCAGTTATTCGGGCGTGATGGGGCTGCCGCTGCACGAGACCGCGCGGCTGCTGCGCGAGTTCGGCCTGGGCGCCTAG
- the rlmH gene encoding 23S rRNA (pseudouridine(1915)-N(3))-methyltransferase RlmH: MKSKLIAVGERAPRWVAEGFGEYQKRLSHWLPLELVEIEPGLRGKGRDALRATADEGARVLAALPKNACVVALEGRGRLWTSEQLAQRLEHWRGQGRDLAFLIGGPEGHAPDVLARADEQWSLGPLTLPHMLVRLVAAEQLYRAAALLANHPYHRA; the protein is encoded by the coding sequence ATGAAAAGCAAACTGATCGCCGTCGGCGAACGCGCGCCGCGCTGGGTCGCCGAGGGCTTCGGCGAATACCAGAAGCGCTTGTCGCATTGGCTGCCGCTGGAGTTGGTGGAGATCGAGCCGGGCCTGCGCGGCAAGGGCCGCGACGCGCTGCGCGCGACCGCCGACGAGGGTGCGCGGGTGCTGGCGGCGTTGCCGAAGAACGCCTGCGTGGTGGCGCTGGAAGGGCGCGGGCGGTTGTGGACGTCCGAGCAACTGGCGCAACGCCTGGAGCATTGGCGCGGGCAGGGACGCGATCTGGCGTTCCTGATCGGCGGGCCCGAGGGGCATGCGCCGGACGTGCTGGCGCGCGCCGACGAGCAGTGGTCGCTGGGGCCGCTGACCTTGCCGCACATGCTGGTGCGGTTGGTCGCGGCCGAGCAGCTGTACCGGGCGGCGGCGTTGCTGGCCAATCACCCCTATCACCGCGCCTGA
- a CDS encoding SIMPL domain-containing protein — MTRSSSSPLVRLPSLSSRLSRLSLRPLALAAVLAFGAATAMTASAQTAPYVATDGTLLSVSAESTAKRTPNIATVSTGVVTQAADANAAMRANAEQMAKVVAAIKAAGIAERDIQTSGINLNPQYRYQENQPPQITGYQANNNVNIVIRDISKVGKILDSLVATGANQINGPTFDLDDKDKDAAFDEARRGAIEKAQARAEMYAKTLGMKVRRIVSVSEGGRFAPPMPMPMMAMRMEKAGAAADTSVSPGENSLSMNLDVVFELGK; from the coding sequence ATGACCCGGTCGTCGTCCTCGCCGCTCGTCCGCCTGCCGTCGCTGTCGTCCCGCCTGTCCCGCCTGTCGCTGCGCCCGCTGGCGCTCGCCGCCGTCCTCGCCTTCGGAGCCGCAACCGCCATGACCGCGTCCGCCCAGACCGCGCCCTACGTCGCCACCGACGGCACCCTGCTGTCGGTCTCGGCCGAATCCACCGCCAAGCGCACCCCCAACATCGCCACCGTGTCCACCGGCGTGGTCACCCAGGCCGCCGACGCCAACGCGGCGATGCGCGCCAACGCCGAGCAGATGGCCAAGGTGGTCGCCGCGATCAAGGCCGCCGGCATCGCCGAGCGCGACATCCAGACCAGCGGCATCAACCTCAACCCGCAGTACCGCTACCAGGAAAACCAGCCGCCGCAGATCACCGGCTACCAGGCCAACAACAACGTCAACATCGTGATCCGCGACATTTCCAAGGTCGGCAAGATCCTCGACTCGCTGGTCGCCACCGGCGCCAACCAGATCAACGGCCCGACCTTCGACCTCGACGACAAGGACAAGGACGCCGCCTTCGACGAAGCCCGCCGCGGCGCCATCGAAAAGGCCCAGGCCCGCGCCGAGATGTACGCCAAGACCCTCGGCATGAAGGTGCGGCGCATCGTCAGCGTCAGCGAAGGCGGCCGTTTCGCCCCGCCGATGCCGATGCCGATGATGGCCATGCGCATGGAGAAGGCCGGCGCCGCCGCCGACACCTCGGTGTCGCCGGGCGAGAACAGCCTGTCGATGAACCTCGACGTCGTGTTCGAGCTGGGCAAGTGA
- a CDS encoding energy transducer TonB, giving the protein MVRTLPSHHAHESLDGTRIAANAGAIAFNAAMLMLMLAPLSAPQLIQKSLDPVTDVILLPREKKPVVIEHKPPPVIRQVETKPQPRTPPVVQQQAPPQEIVVDQPALPMDFQGVEQVAIATPPSTNVGRGIIEGATLQVLRNPAPTYPVDAIRNNLTGTVELEILVGIDGKPLDVSIVRSSGHRSLDQAARKVVLQRWTFQPAMENGQAVQARGRVPIQFKLDQ; this is encoded by the coding sequence ATGGTCCGCACGCTCCCGTCCCACCACGCCCACGAATCCCTGGACGGCACCCGCATCGCCGCCAACGCCGGGGCCATCGCCTTCAACGCCGCGATGCTGATGCTGATGCTGGCGCCGTTGAGCGCGCCGCAACTGATCCAGAAGTCGCTAGATCCGGTGACCGATGTGATCCTGCTGCCCCGGGAGAAGAAGCCGGTCGTGATCGAACACAAACCGCCGCCGGTGATCCGCCAAGTGGAGACCAAGCCGCAACCGCGCACCCCGCCCGTCGTCCAGCAGCAAGCGCCGCCCCAGGAGATCGTGGTCGACCAGCCCGCGCTGCCGATGGATTTCCAGGGCGTCGAGCAGGTCGCGATCGCGACCCCGCCGAGCACCAACGTCGGCCGCGGAATCATCGAAGGCGCGACCCTGCAGGTGCTGCGCAACCCGGCGCCGACCTATCCGGTCGACGCGATCCGCAATAACCTCACCGGCACGGTCGAGCTGGAGATCCTGGTCGGCATCGACGGCAAGCCGCTGGACGTCAGCATCGTGCGCAGCAGCGGCCACCGCTCGCTCGACCAGGCCGCGCGCAAGGTCGTGCTGCAGCGCTGGACGTTCCAGCCGGCGATGGAGAACGGCCAAGCCGTGCAGGCGCGCGGCCGGGTGCCGATCCAGTTCAAGCTCGACCAGTAA